A region of Anopheles merus strain MAF chromosome 2R, AmerM5.1, whole genome shotgun sequence DNA encodes the following proteins:
- the LOC121588483 gene encoding cadherin-23-like isoform X2, which translates to MKCVASNFNMWLHLGCFLGLLVLLPLVRCQGWGEPRFETGNVDNISLAAYNEAQLQQDVWMVEEMDAPFVLLYINYQGPSEPTIRESPADLDARLKLSEGGRWSIVINRRQDYEVHQRSSLILLAVESTAIPYAIVVNLVNVLDNAPVMTAQGSCEIEELRGDFVTDCLFNVYHADGFDENGIGNSSTNELSFEIGDVAGARDHFTYVPSTVTPSQPIYNKLFNLKVLKQLDYTENAIFNFITTVYDLDRTHSFKMSTIVQVRNVDSRPPIFSRPFTSERIMEKEPFYATVIAIDRDTGLNKPICYELTALVPEYQKYFEIGQTDGKLTVHPIDRDAEQNELYTFTIVAYKCHNRLLNTSSEGAIILLDKNDNIPEIYLKPLELEFWENTIMELPFDELIIHDRDLGENARYEVRLAETVAGVQQTTDSFTIIPGSGYQRVSFTININNATSLDYELPERQTFVLHVTAHEPIEPTHESTQPITIRLKNWNDEVPKFGRDEYQISVPETIGAGELLATVTVTDRDIDDGIKLFALGRLAESLSVTELPVSAKPETNLPLYGFEIATKVGDIFDYDIAKEVIVQLQAEDTLRTAKQEALHQIFSQLTITVIDVNNKPPQITLPRGTMHILENSVADSAVIIGEEQIAQIIGTDPDTEAELEFSIDWSNSYGTKSGIRAKAETYENCFYIQEEKVNRQRTIGTIRVNPAFPLDVDHEMYDTLFLVIRLVDRNQTILPNTVETVVAIQIDDENDNAPYFDESTLTVVRSVKERSDSGVTIGNIIAHDIDGPGNNEITFAMEPLDPAHKGWMNIDDNGIVRVEGNRSIDCDIPPIDKVLQNVTISDWKWGNWHVFEIILMDTNNKQPYHDPFPNDGLVYQFEKIPSNTAIVRVEGKDQDRDVPYHTVSYEINYRDFPQLQRYFEVDSTGRVYVKENNDLLDRDAGLESILINIVMLDNAGGYDIQNRVSTNINLTLLDINDHTPKLPELAADELKVSENAKQGYIVKTPFAALDLDDKRTPNAKINYYIEEMTPELEAPLFSLENIDEYNSVLRVAQDLKGYYGTWTLKIKACDRGSEYEPIIPLTEEPKDNCETRDYELTVEPFNYNTPSITYPSRSAQLRLKYESLQNGRPLVETNGSPLPKFEAIDDDGGIYGDVTFSLTSTNDGEQDHEVFRVDKVDNKTGLLVLENSLAVQPFPKNYSITVIARDGGDRQSEAAIHVVFINMTGEPAFLEPTFDTDFTENEEGRDERRQLPFAEDPKNAGLPPGAETNVYYFIDKTYGNASHLFQLDRVSNVLQLAQLLDREEIPTHEIRIVATNNENGPPDTVLESSPSLLVVRIKVNDVNDNPPVFQQRLYAAGITTNDRVPKALFRVYAEDPDEDEIIRYELVNGTAVGENLQTDGLPFRLHPDSGELTLTAKVQPNQNGYYQLTLIAFDRDDTHNDTVPAKVYIVSESNRVTFVFLNSVEEIDQPDVRKFLAQELTGAYEMECNIDDIDQATVSDGRQAGGSSSALTDVRTHFIQDNQAVEASRIQQRSSNRTFVTELKTTLRTRGLSLQDVPPLATEALTEADETLQIILIVVSAALAVLCVILFVAFFIKIRSLNRQLKALSATDFGSISSELNGKPTRNVPTTNIFSIEGSNPVLNDNEFRDRMGGGGGVYDDLSLQSEESDFNDVDRDIFAPKRKESLNPAFLEHIRQRSLNPMANGTDKSNDGAPTSNHKKLDETDDELSHRF; encoded by the exons ATGAAATGTGTTGCTAGTAATTTTAACATG TGGTTGCACTTGGGTTGCTTTCTGGGGTTGCTGGTCCTGTTGCCGTTGGTCCGATGCCAAGGATGGGGCGAACCACGGTTCGAGACGGGAAATGTGGACAATATATCACTCGCCGCATACAACGAGGCGCAGCTTCAGCAAGATGTCTGGATGGTGGAGGAGATGGATGCACCGTTCGTGCTGCTCTACATCAATTACCAAG GACCGTCCGAGCCTACGATACGCGAGTCACCGGCCGATCTTGACGCAAGGCTAAAGCTGTCCGAGGGTGGCCGCTGGTCGATCGTAATCAATCGCCGCCAGGACTACGAGGTGCATCAGCGTAGCAGTCTCATTCTGCTCGCCGTCGAATCCACGGCTATCCCGTACGCGATCGTGGTCAACTTGGTGAACGTGCTGGACAATGCGCCCGTCATGACGGCCCAGGGTAGCTGTGAGATTGAGGAGTTACGCGGGGACTTTGTGACGGACTGTCTGTTTAACGTGTACCATGCGGACGGGTTCGACGAGAATGGCATTGGCAATTCGAGCACGAACGAGCTGTCGTTCGAGATCGGTGACGTGGCCGGTGCGCGGGACCACTTTACCTACGTGCCCTCCACGGTGACCCCTTCCCAGCCGATCTACAACAAGCTGTTCAATTTGAA AGTTTTAAAGCAGCTGGACTACACCGAGAACGCTATATTTAACTTCATCACCACCGTGTACGACCTAGACCGGACGCACTCCTTCAAGATGAGTACGATCGTTCAGGTACGCAACGTCGATAGCCGGCCTCCGATCTTTAGCCGACCGTTCACCAGCGAACGAATCATGGAAAAGGAACCATTTTACGCGACCGTGATCGCAATCGACCGAGACACTGGACTAAACAAACCGATCTGTTACGAGCTGACGGCTCTAGTCCCGGAAT ATCAGAAATATTTCGAAATTGGACAAACTGATGGAAAGCTGACCGTGCACCCGATTGATCGAGATGCGGAACAGAACGAGCTGTACACCTTTACG ATTGTAGCGTACAAGTGTCACAACCGGCTGCTGAACACCTCCAGCGAGGGTGCAATCATTTTGCTGGACAAAAATGACAACATTCCCGAAATATACCTGAAGCCGCTTGAGCTGGAGTTTTGGGAAAACACCATCATGGAGCTGCCATTCGACGAGCTCATCATTCACGATCGCGATCTCGGCGAGAATGCCCGGTACGAGGTGCGGCTGGCCGAAACGGTAGCAGGCGTACAGCAGACAACGGACTCGTTCACCATCATCCCTGGCAGCGGGTACCAGCGCGTATCGTTCACGATCAACATCAACAATGCGACCAGCCTGGACTATGAGCTGCCGGAGCGTCAGACGTTTGTGCTGCACGTTACCGCTCACGAACCGATCGAACCGACGCACGAAAGCACCCAGCCGATTACGATTCGGCTCAAAAACTGGAACGATGAGGTACCGAAGTTTGGCCGCGATGAGTACCAGATCAGCGTGCCGGAAACGATCGGAGCGGGCGAGCTGTTGGCCACGGTCACCGTAACCGATCGCGACATAGACGATGGTATTAAGCTGTTCGCACTGGGACGGTTGGCTGAAAGTTTAAGCGTCACCGAGCTGCCGGTCAGTGCCAAGCCCGAGACTAACCTCCCCCTGTACGGGTTCGAAATCGCTACCAAGGTGGGGGACATCTTCGACTACGATATTGCGAAAGAGGTGATAGTGCAGCTGCAGGCGGAAGATACGCTGCGTACGGCTAAACAAGAAGCCCTCCATCAGATCTTCTCGCAGCTCACCATCACGGTGATAGACGTGAACAATAAGCCGCCACAAATTACGCTG CCTCGCGGTACGATGCACATTTTGGAAAACTCGGTCGCCGACAGTGCGGTTATCATTGGCGAGGAGCAGATAGCGCAGATCATCGGCACAGATCCCGACACCGAGGCGGAGCTGGAGTTTAGTATCGATTGGAGCAACAGCTATGGCACCAAGAGCGGAATCCGGGCGAAGGCGGAAACATACGAAAA CTGTTTCTACATACAAGAGGAAAAGGTAAACCGTCAGCGAACGATTGGAACGATACGCGTGAATCCCGCGTTCCCCCTGGACGTCGATCACGAAATGTACGACACACTGTTCCTGGTCATTCGGCTGGTGGACCGGAATCAGACGATCCTGCCCAACACGGTGGAAACTGTAGTGGCGATACAGATTGACGATGAGAACGATAATGCTCCTTACTTTGACGAAAGCACGCTCACGGTGGTACGGTCCGTTAAGGAACGATCGGACTCGGGCGTAACGATCGGTAACATTATCGCTCACGACATTGACGGACCAGGAAATAACGAAATAACGTTCGCGATGGA ACCACTCGATCCGGCCCACAAAGGATGGATGAACATTGACGACAACGGTATCGTAAGGGTGGAGggcaatcgatcgatcgactgTGACATCCCGCCCATCGACAAGGTGCTACAGAACGTAACCATATCGGACTGGAAGTGGGGTAACTGGCACGTGTTCGAAATTATCCTGATGGACACCAACAACAAGCAGCCGTATCACGATCCCTTCCCGAACGATGGGCTGGTGTACCAGTTTGAGAAAATACCCTCCAATACGGCCATCGTGCGGGTGGAGGGCAAAGATCAGGATCGCGATGTACCGTACCATACCGTGTCGTACGAGATCAACTATCGGGATTTTCCGCAGCTGCAGCGTTACTTCGAGGTGGACAGTACCGGGCGGGTGTACGTGAAGGAAAACAACGATCTGCTCGATCGAGATGCGGGTCTTGAGAGCATTCTGATCAACATCGTGATGCTGGATAATGCGGGCGGATATGACA TTCAAAATCGTGTATCGACAAACATCAATCTCACCCTGCTCGATATCAACGATCATACGCCAAAGCTACCGGAGCTGGCAGCGGACGAACTGAAGGTGTCGGAGAACGCCAAGCAGGGCTACATCGTAAAGACACCCTTTGCTGCACTTGACCTAGATGACAAGCGTACGCCAAATGCAAAGATCAACTACTACATCGAAGAGATGACGCCAG AGCTGGAAGCTCCCCTATTCTCGCTGGAAAACATCGACGAATACAATTCGGTGCTAAGGGTGGCTCAAGATCTGAAAGGATATTACGGAACGTGGACACTGAAAATTAAG GCCTGCGATCGTGGCAGTGAGTACGAACCAATAATTCCACTAACGGAAGAACCGAAGGACAATTGCGAGACACGCGACTACGAGCTGACGGTGGAGCCGTTCAACTACAACACTCCCAGCATTACCTATCCCTCGCGTAGCGCACAGCTCCGGCTAAA GTACGAATCGCTACAAAACGGACGCCCGCTGGTCGAGACTAATGGGTCCCCGTTGCCGAAATTCGAAGCcatcgatgatgatggtggcatATATGGAGACGTAACGTTTTCACTGACCAGCACAAACG ACGGTGAGCAGGACCACGAAGTGTTCCGGGTGGATAAAGTTGACAACAAAACGGGCCTGCTAGTGTTGGAAAATTCGCTCGCCGTACAGCCGTTCCCGAAAAACTACAGC ATCACCGTGATTGCCAGGGATGGCGGTGACAGGCAGTCGGAAGCCGCTATTCACGTCGTCTTTATCAACATGACGGGCGAGCCGGCCTTTCTGGAGCCGACCTTCGATACGGACTTTACAG AAAATGAAGAGGGTCGTGATGAGAGACGGCAGCTACCGTTTGCCGAGGATCCGAAGAACGCGGGCCTTCCCCCGGGCGCAGAGACGAACGTGTACTATTTCATCGATA AGACGTACGGTAATGCGAGCCATCTGTTTCAACTGGACCGCGTCAGCAATGTGCTGCAGCTGGCCCAGCTGCTCGACCGGGAAGAGATACCGACGCACGAAATCCGAATCGTGGCCACCAACAACGAAAATGGCCCACCGGATACGGTACTCGAATCGTCCCCCTCGCTGCTGGTCGTCCGCATCAAGGTGAACGATGTGAACGACAATCCGCCGGTGTTTCAGCAGCGGCTGTACGCCGCCGGCATCACCACGAACGACCGCGTCCCGAAGGCACTGTTTCGCGTGTACGCCGAAGATCCGGACGAGGACGAAATCATCCGGTACGAGTTGGTGAACGGGACGGCGGTCGGTGAAAACCTGCAAACGGACGGGCTGCCCTTCCGGCTCCATCCGGACAGTGGAGAGCTAACGCTGACGGCGAAGGTACAGCCGAACCAGAACGGGTACTATCAGCTCACCCTGATTGCGTTCGATCGGGACGATACGCACAATGATACGGTGCCGGCCAAGGTGTACATCGTGTCGGAATCGAACCGCGTGACGTTCGTGTTTCTGAACAGCGTCGAGGAGATTGATCAACCGGACGTGCGGAAGTTT CTTGCCCAAGAGCTGACCGGTGCGTACGAAATGGAATGCAACATCGACGACATCGACCAGGCGACGGTGAGCGACGGTAGACAGGCCGGGGGGTCTAGCAGCGCCCTCACGGACGTTCGGACCCACTTCATCCAGGACAATCAGGCGGTGGAGGCGAGCCGGATACAGCAGCGATCCTCGAACCGGACGTTCGTCACCGAGCTCAAGACGACGCTGCGCACCCGCGGCCTCTCCCTGCAGGACGTCCCGCCCCTGGCGACGGAAGCGCTGACCGAGGCGGACGAAACGCTGCAGATCATCCTGATTGTGGTATCGGCGGCCCTAGCCGTCCTGTGCGTGATACTGTTCGTGGCGTTCTTCATCAAGATTCGCAGCCTAAATCGCCAGCTGAAGGCTCTGTCCGCGACCGACTTTGGGTCGATTTCGTCCGAGCTGAATGGGAAGCCGACGCGCAACGTGCCCACAACGAACATCTTCTCGATCGAGGGCTCCAATCCGGTGCTTAACGATAACGAGTTCCGCGACcggatgggtggtggtggcggtgtttATGACGATCTAAG TCTGCAATCGGAAGAATCCGACTTCAACGACGTGGACAGGGACATTTTCGCGCCGAAGCGAAAG GAGAGTCTTAATCCCGCGTTCCTGGAGCACATACGCCAGCGTTCGCTAAACCCAATGGCGAACGGAACCGACAAGAGCAACGACGGTGCGCCAACCTCCAACCATAAAAAGCTCGACGAAACTGACGACGAGCTGTCCCATCGGTTCTAG
- the LOC121588483 gene encoding cadherin-23-like isoform X1: protein MTRTACSPPALRGWALWLHLGCFLGLLVLLPLVRCQGWGEPRFETGNVDNISLAAYNEAQLQQDVWMVEEMDAPFVLLYINYQGPSEPTIRESPADLDARLKLSEGGRWSIVINRRQDYEVHQRSSLILLAVESTAIPYAIVVNLVNVLDNAPVMTAQGSCEIEELRGDFVTDCLFNVYHADGFDENGIGNSSTNELSFEIGDVAGARDHFTYVPSTVTPSQPIYNKLFNLKVLKQLDYTENAIFNFITTVYDLDRTHSFKMSTIVQVRNVDSRPPIFSRPFTSERIMEKEPFYATVIAIDRDTGLNKPICYELTALVPEYQKYFEIGQTDGKLTVHPIDRDAEQNELYTFTIVAYKCHNRLLNTSSEGAIILLDKNDNIPEIYLKPLELEFWENTIMELPFDELIIHDRDLGENARYEVRLAETVAGVQQTTDSFTIIPGSGYQRVSFTININNATSLDYELPERQTFVLHVTAHEPIEPTHESTQPITIRLKNWNDEVPKFGRDEYQISVPETIGAGELLATVTVTDRDIDDGIKLFALGRLAESLSVTELPVSAKPETNLPLYGFEIATKVGDIFDYDIAKEVIVQLQAEDTLRTAKQEALHQIFSQLTITVIDVNNKPPQITLPRGTMHILENSVADSAVIIGEEQIAQIIGTDPDTEAELEFSIDWSNSYGTKSGIRAKAETYENCFYIQEEKVNRQRTIGTIRVNPAFPLDVDHEMYDTLFLVIRLVDRNQTILPNTVETVVAIQIDDENDNAPYFDESTLTVVRSVKERSDSGVTIGNIIAHDIDGPGNNEITFAMEPLDPAHKGWMNIDDNGIVRVEGNRSIDCDIPPIDKVLQNVTISDWKWGNWHVFEIILMDTNNKQPYHDPFPNDGLVYQFEKIPSNTAIVRVEGKDQDRDVPYHTVSYEINYRDFPQLQRYFEVDSTGRVYVKENNDLLDRDAGLESILINIVMLDNAGGYDIQNRVSTNINLTLLDINDHTPKLPELAADELKVSENAKQGYIVKTPFAALDLDDKRTPNAKINYYIEEMTPELEAPLFSLENIDEYNSVLRVAQDLKGYYGTWTLKIKACDRGSEYEPIIPLTEEPKDNCETRDYELTVEPFNYNTPSITYPSRSAQLRLKYESLQNGRPLVETNGSPLPKFEAIDDDGGIYGDVTFSLTSTNDGEQDHEVFRVDKVDNKTGLLVLENSLAVQPFPKNYSITVIARDGGDRQSEAAIHVVFINMTGEPAFLEPTFDTDFTENEEGRDERRQLPFAEDPKNAGLPPGAETNVYYFIDKTYGNASHLFQLDRVSNVLQLAQLLDREEIPTHEIRIVATNNENGPPDTVLESSPSLLVVRIKVNDVNDNPPVFQQRLYAAGITTNDRVPKALFRVYAEDPDEDEIIRYELVNGTAVGENLQTDGLPFRLHPDSGELTLTAKVQPNQNGYYQLTLIAFDRDDTHNDTVPAKVYIVSESNRVTFVFLNSVEEIDQPDVRKFLAQELTGAYEMECNIDDIDQATVSDGRQAGGSSSALTDVRTHFIQDNQAVEASRIQQRSSNRTFVTELKTTLRTRGLSLQDVPPLATEALTEADETLQIILIVVSAALAVLCVILFVAFFIKIRSLNRQLKALSATDFGSISSELNGKPTRNVPTTNIFSIEGSNPVLNDNEFRDRMGGGGGVYDDLSLQSEESDFNDVDRDIFAPKRKESLNPAFLEHIRQRSLNPMANGTDKSNDGAPTSNHKKLDETDDELSHRF, encoded by the exons ATGACTCGGACAGCATGTTCTCCACCGGCACTCCGTGGATGGGCACTG TGGTTGCACTTGGGTTGCTTTCTGGGGTTGCTGGTCCTGTTGCCGTTGGTCCGATGCCAAGGATGGGGCGAACCACGGTTCGAGACGGGAAATGTGGACAATATATCACTCGCCGCATACAACGAGGCGCAGCTTCAGCAAGATGTCTGGATGGTGGAGGAGATGGATGCACCGTTCGTGCTGCTCTACATCAATTACCAAG GACCGTCCGAGCCTACGATACGCGAGTCACCGGCCGATCTTGACGCAAGGCTAAAGCTGTCCGAGGGTGGCCGCTGGTCGATCGTAATCAATCGCCGCCAGGACTACGAGGTGCATCAGCGTAGCAGTCTCATTCTGCTCGCCGTCGAATCCACGGCTATCCCGTACGCGATCGTGGTCAACTTGGTGAACGTGCTGGACAATGCGCCCGTCATGACGGCCCAGGGTAGCTGTGAGATTGAGGAGTTACGCGGGGACTTTGTGACGGACTGTCTGTTTAACGTGTACCATGCGGACGGGTTCGACGAGAATGGCATTGGCAATTCGAGCACGAACGAGCTGTCGTTCGAGATCGGTGACGTGGCCGGTGCGCGGGACCACTTTACCTACGTGCCCTCCACGGTGACCCCTTCCCAGCCGATCTACAACAAGCTGTTCAATTTGAA AGTTTTAAAGCAGCTGGACTACACCGAGAACGCTATATTTAACTTCATCACCACCGTGTACGACCTAGACCGGACGCACTCCTTCAAGATGAGTACGATCGTTCAGGTACGCAACGTCGATAGCCGGCCTCCGATCTTTAGCCGACCGTTCACCAGCGAACGAATCATGGAAAAGGAACCATTTTACGCGACCGTGATCGCAATCGACCGAGACACTGGACTAAACAAACCGATCTGTTACGAGCTGACGGCTCTAGTCCCGGAAT ATCAGAAATATTTCGAAATTGGACAAACTGATGGAAAGCTGACCGTGCACCCGATTGATCGAGATGCGGAACAGAACGAGCTGTACACCTTTACG ATTGTAGCGTACAAGTGTCACAACCGGCTGCTGAACACCTCCAGCGAGGGTGCAATCATTTTGCTGGACAAAAATGACAACATTCCCGAAATATACCTGAAGCCGCTTGAGCTGGAGTTTTGGGAAAACACCATCATGGAGCTGCCATTCGACGAGCTCATCATTCACGATCGCGATCTCGGCGAGAATGCCCGGTACGAGGTGCGGCTGGCCGAAACGGTAGCAGGCGTACAGCAGACAACGGACTCGTTCACCATCATCCCTGGCAGCGGGTACCAGCGCGTATCGTTCACGATCAACATCAACAATGCGACCAGCCTGGACTATGAGCTGCCGGAGCGTCAGACGTTTGTGCTGCACGTTACCGCTCACGAACCGATCGAACCGACGCACGAAAGCACCCAGCCGATTACGATTCGGCTCAAAAACTGGAACGATGAGGTACCGAAGTTTGGCCGCGATGAGTACCAGATCAGCGTGCCGGAAACGATCGGAGCGGGCGAGCTGTTGGCCACGGTCACCGTAACCGATCGCGACATAGACGATGGTATTAAGCTGTTCGCACTGGGACGGTTGGCTGAAAGTTTAAGCGTCACCGAGCTGCCGGTCAGTGCCAAGCCCGAGACTAACCTCCCCCTGTACGGGTTCGAAATCGCTACCAAGGTGGGGGACATCTTCGACTACGATATTGCGAAAGAGGTGATAGTGCAGCTGCAGGCGGAAGATACGCTGCGTACGGCTAAACAAGAAGCCCTCCATCAGATCTTCTCGCAGCTCACCATCACGGTGATAGACGTGAACAATAAGCCGCCACAAATTACGCTG CCTCGCGGTACGATGCACATTTTGGAAAACTCGGTCGCCGACAGTGCGGTTATCATTGGCGAGGAGCAGATAGCGCAGATCATCGGCACAGATCCCGACACCGAGGCGGAGCTGGAGTTTAGTATCGATTGGAGCAACAGCTATGGCACCAAGAGCGGAATCCGGGCGAAGGCGGAAACATACGAAAA CTGTTTCTACATACAAGAGGAAAAGGTAAACCGTCAGCGAACGATTGGAACGATACGCGTGAATCCCGCGTTCCCCCTGGACGTCGATCACGAAATGTACGACACACTGTTCCTGGTCATTCGGCTGGTGGACCGGAATCAGACGATCCTGCCCAACACGGTGGAAACTGTAGTGGCGATACAGATTGACGATGAGAACGATAATGCTCCTTACTTTGACGAAAGCACGCTCACGGTGGTACGGTCCGTTAAGGAACGATCGGACTCGGGCGTAACGATCGGTAACATTATCGCTCACGACATTGACGGACCAGGAAATAACGAAATAACGTTCGCGATGGA ACCACTCGATCCGGCCCACAAAGGATGGATGAACATTGACGACAACGGTATCGTAAGGGTGGAGggcaatcgatcgatcgactgTGACATCCCGCCCATCGACAAGGTGCTACAGAACGTAACCATATCGGACTGGAAGTGGGGTAACTGGCACGTGTTCGAAATTATCCTGATGGACACCAACAACAAGCAGCCGTATCACGATCCCTTCCCGAACGATGGGCTGGTGTACCAGTTTGAGAAAATACCCTCCAATACGGCCATCGTGCGGGTGGAGGGCAAAGATCAGGATCGCGATGTACCGTACCATACCGTGTCGTACGAGATCAACTATCGGGATTTTCCGCAGCTGCAGCGTTACTTCGAGGTGGACAGTACCGGGCGGGTGTACGTGAAGGAAAACAACGATCTGCTCGATCGAGATGCGGGTCTTGAGAGCATTCTGATCAACATCGTGATGCTGGATAATGCGGGCGGATATGACA TTCAAAATCGTGTATCGACAAACATCAATCTCACCCTGCTCGATATCAACGATCATACGCCAAAGCTACCGGAGCTGGCAGCGGACGAACTGAAGGTGTCGGAGAACGCCAAGCAGGGCTACATCGTAAAGACACCCTTTGCTGCACTTGACCTAGATGACAAGCGTACGCCAAATGCAAAGATCAACTACTACATCGAAGAGATGACGCCAG AGCTGGAAGCTCCCCTATTCTCGCTGGAAAACATCGACGAATACAATTCGGTGCTAAGGGTGGCTCAAGATCTGAAAGGATATTACGGAACGTGGACACTGAAAATTAAG GCCTGCGATCGTGGCAGTGAGTACGAACCAATAATTCCACTAACGGAAGAACCGAAGGACAATTGCGAGACACGCGACTACGAGCTGACGGTGGAGCCGTTCAACTACAACACTCCCAGCATTACCTATCCCTCGCGTAGCGCACAGCTCCGGCTAAA GTACGAATCGCTACAAAACGGACGCCCGCTGGTCGAGACTAATGGGTCCCCGTTGCCGAAATTCGAAGCcatcgatgatgatggtggcatATATGGAGACGTAACGTTTTCACTGACCAGCACAAACG ACGGTGAGCAGGACCACGAAGTGTTCCGGGTGGATAAAGTTGACAACAAAACGGGCCTGCTAGTGTTGGAAAATTCGCTCGCCGTACAGCCGTTCCCGAAAAACTACAGC ATCACCGTGATTGCCAGGGATGGCGGTGACAGGCAGTCGGAAGCCGCTATTCACGTCGTCTTTATCAACATGACGGGCGAGCCGGCCTTTCTGGAGCCGACCTTCGATACGGACTTTACAG AAAATGAAGAGGGTCGTGATGAGAGACGGCAGCTACCGTTTGCCGAGGATCCGAAGAACGCGGGCCTTCCCCCGGGCGCAGAGACGAACGTGTACTATTTCATCGATA AGACGTACGGTAATGCGAGCCATCTGTTTCAACTGGACCGCGTCAGCAATGTGCTGCAGCTGGCCCAGCTGCTCGACCGGGAAGAGATACCGACGCACGAAATCCGAATCGTGGCCACCAACAACGAAAATGGCCCACCGGATACGGTACTCGAATCGTCCCCCTCGCTGCTGGTCGTCCGCATCAAGGTGAACGATGTGAACGACAATCCGCCGGTGTTTCAGCAGCGGCTGTACGCCGCCGGCATCACCACGAACGACCGCGTCCCGAAGGCACTGTTTCGCGTGTACGCCGAAGATCCGGACGAGGACGAAATCATCCGGTACGAGTTGGTGAACGGGACGGCGGTCGGTGAAAACCTGCAAACGGACGGGCTGCCCTTCCGGCTCCATCCGGACAGTGGAGAGCTAACGCTGACGGCGAAGGTACAGCCGAACCAGAACGGGTACTATCAGCTCACCCTGATTGCGTTCGATCGGGACGATACGCACAATGATACGGTGCCGGCCAAGGTGTACATCGTGTCGGAATCGAACCGCGTGACGTTCGTGTTTCTGAACAGCGTCGAGGAGATTGATCAACCGGACGTGCGGAAGTTT CTTGCCCAAGAGCTGACCGGTGCGTACGAAATGGAATGCAACATCGACGACATCGACCAGGCGACGGTGAGCGACGGTAGACAGGCCGGGGGGTCTAGCAGCGCCCTCACGGACGTTCGGACCCACTTCATCCAGGACAATCAGGCGGTGGAGGCGAGCCGGATACAGCAGCGATCCTCGAACCGGACGTTCGTCACCGAGCTCAAGACGACGCTGCGCACCCGCGGCCTCTCCCTGCAGGACGTCCCGCCCCTGGCGACGGAAGCGCTGACCGAGGCGGACGAAACGCTGCAGATCATCCTGATTGTGGTATCGGCGGCCCTAGCCGTCCTGTGCGTGATACTGTTCGTGGCGTTCTTCATCAAGATTCGCAGCCTAAATCGCCAGCTGAAGGCTCTGTCCGCGACCGACTTTGGGTCGATTTCGTCCGAGCTGAATGGGAAGCCGACGCGCAACGTGCCCACAACGAACATCTTCTCGATCGAGGGCTCCAATCCGGTGCTTAACGATAACGAGTTCCGCGACcggatgggtggtggtggcggtgtttATGACGATCTAAG TCTGCAATCGGAAGAATCCGACTTCAACGACGTGGACAGGGACATTTTCGCGCCGAAGCGAAAG GAGAGTCTTAATCCCGCGTTCCTGGAGCACATACGCCAGCGTTCGCTAAACCCAATGGCGAACGGAACCGACAAGAGCAACGACGGTGCGCCAACCTCCAACCATAAAAAGCTCGACGAAACTGACGACGAGCTGTCCCATCGGTTCTAG